From Streptomyces asiaticus, one genomic window encodes:
- a CDS encoding alpha-L-rhamnosidase C-terminal domain-containing protein — MTRSTMVLVCLAATLSGTLAAGPRDRAVALSREPVGTDPAWRRQVLRVPGTFVRPTSVTAEGDGGTVTGADGALREGGAAAVLTTTAPRGARLVIDLGVLAGGYVELGIRRASGAPIRASYAEARQYLGPEGDADPDPDGFFHGGRSLGTDDDPDGRADVYAPPRGSTVLRSPGLRGSQRYVAITLDGPGSLALDFVRVRQTAFPGAYDGHFLSSDPVLNRAWYASAYGLDLSTARGRRTAVGRPWVVMDGPKRDRTVYAGDVQLVALAAYQQGGAYRRVVRDTINLFACQQRPDGTLPATSLIDVPCEPGDPGPPDGSPAGFEPPGAAGQVRLDSFTLLWVVSVADYLRFTGDGAFVRPLLPVARRALRFFGEHAPNADGGLFRTADYGGLPAQNWHTPDRAAGVDATTNAAYYAALRSLARLERSVAGDRGAAAALDRRADRVRAALLTRLWDPAAGAMTLNTDDPRRDHTADANAAALAFGVLDRPRARRAIAYLDTHLSGPYGTLTTRHTDNPYMTQYISPYVMAQESLGRFRHGDGAGALGLIRTAWDHMIRKGPGTPWEEAGADGQPAVPRPGTSLAWGGHVGMAHAWSTAVPALSMNVLGVRPLADGYRRWAVEPEPVDLRWAQGDVPVPAGALSVRWRRGAGDDSFVLTVRAPEGTAGRVAVPLLHKDRTIAVDGRIAWRDGRPSGDAGRGAHRVGDAVVFEGVRGTATFAWAG, encoded by the coding sequence ATGACTCGTTCAACCATGGTCCTCGTCTGTCTCGCCGCCACCCTCTCCGGGACCCTTGCCGCCGGGCCACGGGACCGGGCAGTGGCCCTGTCCCGGGAACCGGTCGGCACGGACCCGGCCTGGCGGCGGCAGGTGCTGCGCGTCCCCGGCACGTTCGTGCGGCCCACATCGGTGACCGCCGAGGGAGACGGTGGCACCGTCACCGGCGCCGACGGGGCGTTACGGGAGGGCGGCGCGGCCGCGGTCCTCACCACGACCGCGCCGCGGGGCGCGCGGCTGGTGATCGACCTCGGCGTACTGGCCGGAGGATACGTCGAGTTGGGGATCCGGCGGGCGTCCGGCGCGCCGATCAGAGCGTCGTACGCGGAGGCGCGCCAGTACCTCGGCCCGGAGGGGGACGCCGATCCCGACCCCGACGGCTTCTTCCACGGGGGCCGGTCCCTGGGCACCGACGACGATCCCGACGGACGTGCCGACGTCTACGCCCCGCCGCGCGGATCCACCGTGCTGCGCAGCCCCGGTCTGCGCGGCTCCCAGCGGTACGTCGCGATCACGCTGGACGGACCCGGCTCGCTCGCCCTGGACTTCGTACGGGTGCGGCAGACGGCCTTCCCCGGCGCGTACGACGGGCACTTCCTCTCCAGCGACCCGGTGCTCAACCGTGCCTGGTACGCCAGCGCCTACGGACTGGATCTGTCGACGGCCCGTGGGCGTCGTACCGCCGTGGGGCGGCCGTGGGTCGTCATGGACGGCCCCAAGCGGGACCGCACCGTGTACGCGGGTGACGTCCAGCTCGTGGCCCTGGCCGCGTACCAGCAGGGTGGCGCGTACCGTCGCGTAGTGCGCGACACCATCAACCTGTTCGCCTGCCAGCAGCGGCCCGACGGCACGCTACCGGCCACCAGCCTGATCGATGTGCCGTGCGAACCCGGCGACCCCGGCCCGCCGGACGGGTCGCCGGCCGGGTTCGAACCGCCGGGCGCGGCCGGGCAGGTCAGGCTCGACAGCTTCACCCTCCTGTGGGTCGTCAGCGTGGCCGACTACCTGCGCTTCACCGGGGACGGGGCCTTCGTGCGGCCGCTCCTGCCCGTCGCACGCCGCGCCCTGCGGTTCTTCGGCGAACACGCCCCGAACGCCGACGGCGGGCTGTTCCGGACCGCCGATTACGGCGGTCTGCCCGCCCAGAACTGGCACACCCCGGACCGGGCCGCCGGCGTCGACGCCACCACCAACGCCGCCTACTACGCGGCGCTGCGCTCACTGGCCCGGCTCGAGCGGTCCGTGGCGGGCGACCGGGGCGCCGCGGCGGCGCTCGACCGCCGGGCGGACCGGGTCCGGGCCGCGCTCCTCACCAGGCTGTGGGATCCGGCGGCCGGGGCCATGACGCTCAACACCGACGACCCGCGCCGCGACCACACCGCCGATGCCAACGCAGCCGCCCTCGCCTTCGGGGTGCTCGACCGTCCGCGGGCCCGGCGCGCCATCGCGTACCTGGACACACACCTCAGCGGTCCGTACGGCACGCTCACCACCCGGCACACCGACAACCCCTATATGACGCAGTACATCTCCCCGTATGTGATGGCCCAGGAGAGCCTGGGCCGGTTCCGCCACGGGGACGGCGCCGGAGCGCTCGGACTGATCCGCACCGCATGGGACCACATGATCCGCAAGGGTCCCGGAACACCCTGGGAGGAGGCCGGTGCCGACGGGCAGCCGGCCGTGCCCCGGCCCGGCACCTCACTGGCCTGGGGCGGACACGTCGGCATGGCCCACGCCTGGAGTACCGCGGTGCCCGCGCTGTCGATGAACGTGCTCGGCGTCCGACCGCTCGCCGACGGCTACCGCAGGTGGGCGGTGGAGCCCGAGCCGGTCGATCTGCGCTGGGCACAGGGCGACGTCCCGGTGCCGGCGGGCGCGTTGTCCGTGCGGTGGCGGCGCGGGGCGGGCGATGACTCGTTCGTCCTCACCGTCCGGGCACCGGAAGGCACGGCCGGACGGGTCGCGGTTCCCCTCCTCCACAAGGACCGCACCATCGCCGTGGACGGCCGGATCGCCTGGCGCGACGGCCGCCCGTCGGGGGACGCGGGCCGGGGTGCCCACCGTGTGGGCGATGCGGTCGTCTTCGAGGGGGTGCGTGGAACGGCGACCTTCGCCTGGGCGGGGTAG
- a CDS encoding TetR/AcrR family transcriptional regulator C-terminal domain-containing protein: MESGHSGEASAVRGLELLWGLGERPNRGRRPALTLDQIVRTAIGIADVTGLAAVSMRRVAERLGCTTMSLYRYVPGKAELLDLMTDAVMGEVPPADAAPGDWRTRLELSARADWGLYQRHPWILRLPAGRPALGPHGFAWYESVLRVLTATGLPPAALVHVFDLVDAYVRGAARDALDAAAVERHSGLTDEQWWAARAHFWDAVFVPARYPVVASLRAAGALRHPRDRGFEFGLRLVLDSIETFVRNQPHGRNETSRRYEIPCPQCGNPVSRPASTGRPRTYCSDACRQRAYRARRSRPA, translated from the coding sequence ATGGAATCCGGCCACAGCGGGGAAGCGAGCGCCGTGCGCGGCCTGGAACTGCTCTGGGGCCTGGGCGAGCGCCCGAACCGAGGCCGGCGCCCGGCCCTCACCCTCGATCAGATCGTGCGCACCGCCATCGGGATCGCCGACGTAACTGGACTTGCCGCCGTGTCCATGCGCCGGGTCGCCGAACGGCTCGGCTGCACCACGATGTCGCTCTACCGGTATGTGCCCGGCAAGGCCGAGCTGCTCGACCTCATGACGGATGCCGTGATGGGCGAGGTCCCGCCGGCCGATGCCGCGCCGGGCGACTGGCGGACCCGGCTGGAGCTGTCCGCCCGCGCCGACTGGGGCCTCTACCAGCGTCACCCCTGGATCCTGCGCCTCCCGGCCGGGCGTCCCGCCCTGGGCCCCCACGGTTTCGCCTGGTACGAATCGGTCCTGCGGGTGCTCACCGCGACCGGTCTGCCCCCGGCGGCGCTGGTCCATGTCTTCGACCTGGTCGACGCCTATGTGCGGGGCGCCGCCCGCGACGCCCTCGACGCGGCCGCCGTCGAGCGCCATTCCGGCCTGACCGACGAGCAGTGGTGGGCCGCCCGCGCCCACTTCTGGGACGCCGTCTTCGTCCCGGCGCGCTATCCGGTGGTGGCGAGCCTTCGCGCCGCGGGTGCCCTGCGTCACCCCCGCGACCGTGGCTTCGAGTTCGGCCTCCGGCTCGTGCTGGACAGCATCGAGACGTTCGTCCGGAACCAGCCCCATGGCCGTAACGAAACATCAAGGCGTTACGAAATCCCCTGTCCGCAGTGCGGCAACCCCGTCTCCCGCCCCGCTTCCACTGGCCGCCCACGTACCTACTGCTCCGACGCCTGTCGCCAACGTGCCTACCGCGCCCGCCGGTCCCGCCCTGCGTAG
- a CDS encoding CPBP family intramembrane glutamic endopeptidase has protein sequence MQSWKDHVIRHPLWGAVELTFAWHTVLLLFAKVILPPLAPSWYPDLGATVVNAICAAGVWFVLWRWEWLRVSGVATLGRLRRWWLAALMLLVACSYSAAGLEGSATVVVSGLVSLLWVGINEEMYSRGLVQETLGPLGPVHAAVGVAVLFGAGHIQNFLFFGDPLDDTLWQMLSAGFFGFTCAALRYAIGSIWPMVVVHGLDDFFQIRSPGSAPDWWQAAVYAFHLAYGLWLLRRYGAGGGSYECSITR, from the coding sequence ATGCAGTCGTGGAAGGACCACGTCATCCGTCATCCGCTGTGGGGCGCGGTGGAGTTGACGTTCGCATGGCACACCGTGCTGCTGCTCTTCGCCAAGGTGATCCTGCCTCCACTGGCGCCCTCCTGGTACCCGGACCTCGGCGCCACCGTGGTCAACGCCATCTGCGCGGCGGGGGTGTGGTTCGTGCTGTGGCGGTGGGAGTGGCTGCGTGTCTCCGGGGTGGCCACGCTCGGCCGACTGCGCCGCTGGTGGCTCGCCGCGCTGATGCTGCTGGTCGCCTGCTCGTACTCAGCGGCCGGCCTCGAGGGCAGCGCGACCGTGGTCGTCAGCGGCCTGGTGTCGCTGCTGTGGGTCGGCATCAACGAGGAGATGTACAGCCGGGGACTGGTCCAGGAGACCCTCGGCCCACTCGGCCCGGTGCACGCGGCCGTCGGCGTCGCCGTCCTCTTCGGAGCGGGCCACATCCAGAACTTCCTGTTCTTCGGCGACCCGCTCGACGACACCCTCTGGCAGATGCTGTCCGCCGGATTCTTCGGCTTCACCTGCGCCGCACTGCGCTATGCGATCGGCTCGATCTGGCCGATGGTGGTCGTCCACGGGCTCGACGACTTCTTCCAGATCCGCTCTCCCGGCTCGGCCCCCGACTGGTGGCAGGCGGCCGTGTACGCCTTCCACTTGGCGTACGGCCTGTGGCTGCTGCGCCGGTACGGCGCGGGCGGCGGATCGTACGAGTGCTCGATCACCAGATGA
- a CDS encoding abortive phage infection protein: MGAVQVSRARLLRLAGAVAVGAALPAGYAAAAEWHDSTRAPADRKRAGHARPGGVRYRGVVYEVGEGETPATAWSAARARADLRAIRHQLHADTVKITGDGVERLTRTAAEAAESGLRVWLEPTLGDVPAPDILDHLAETGRFAERLRRQGVRVHLNVGCEFLLFVPGIVPGATAAERIENLVKGDYDPVKTARRLRRFTARAAAVGRSVFRGPLSYGAAQDEDVDWDLFDLVCVDYYGWFPNRAGHIKELRTYQRHGKPLAITEFGCCTFEGAPRLGGMGWDVVDYDKTPPRVKKGLVRSEHTQAAYLTDVLDVFESMNLYAAMAYTFVTPDAGRPHRREPRLDLDMAAYSLVKVVRDRPAEPDSPWHWEPKESFRALAGEYARHRPRPWRPRSAEPLIW; encoded by the coding sequence ATGGGTGCGGTCCAGGTCAGCAGGGCGCGGTTGCTGCGGCTCGCGGGGGCGGTCGCCGTCGGCGCGGCGCTTCCCGCCGGGTACGCCGCCGCGGCGGAGTGGCACGACAGCACGCGTGCCCCGGCCGATCGAAAGCGGGCGGGGCACGCCCGGCCGGGCGGGGTGCGCTATCGCGGGGTCGTCTACGAAGTGGGCGAGGGCGAGACGCCGGCGACGGCGTGGAGCGCGGCTCGTGCCCGGGCCGACCTGCGGGCTATCCGCCACCAACTGCACGCCGACACGGTGAAGATCACCGGCGATGGCGTCGAACGGCTCACCCGCACCGCGGCCGAGGCGGCCGAGAGCGGACTGCGTGTCTGGCTGGAGCCGACCCTCGGCGATGTGCCCGCCCCGGACATCCTCGACCACCTCGCGGAGACCGGACGGTTCGCCGAACGACTGCGTCGGCAGGGCGTGCGGGTGCATCTGAACGTGGGGTGTGAGTTCCTGCTGTTCGTCCCCGGGATCGTGCCCGGCGCCACCGCGGCCGAACGGATCGAGAACCTGGTCAAGGGCGACTACGACCCAGTGAAGACCGCCCGGCGACTGCGCCGCTTCACCGCACGGGCCGCCGCCGTCGGCCGCTCGGTCTTCCGCGGGCCGCTGTCGTACGGGGCCGCGCAGGACGAGGACGTGGACTGGGACCTGTTCGACCTGGTGTGCGTCGACTACTACGGCTGGTTCCCGAACCGCGCCGGACATATCAAGGAGCTGCGTACCTATCAGCGCCATGGCAAGCCGCTCGCGATCACCGAGTTCGGCTGCTGCACCTTCGAGGGCGCACCCCGCCTGGGCGGTATGGGCTGGGACGTCGTCGACTACGACAAGACGCCGCCGCGGGTCAAGAAGGGGCTGGTGCGCAGCGAGCACACACAGGCGGCGTATCTGACCGATGTGCTCGATGTGTTCGAGTCGATGAACCTGTACGCGGCCATGGCCTACACCTTCGTCACGCCCGACGCGGGCCGCCCGCACCGCCGCGAGCCGCGACTCGACCTGGACATGGCCGCCTACAGCCTGGTGAAGGTGGTCCGGGACCGTCCGGCGGAGCCGGATTCCCCCTGGCACTGGGAGCCCAAGGAATCCTTCCGGGCCCTGGCCGGCGAGTATGCCCGCCACCGACCGCGTCCCTGGCGACCGCGGTCCGCGGAGCCACTCATCTGGTGA
- a CDS encoding sensor histidine kinase produces MTNGLDPALPAGHTCRDRAVDAGLFCAAVFLGMVVLGVVKEQGDLPGWAAELDPLLGLVACCALWWRRDFPLAVALIGLPAVALATSALPAGAMIVTNLALRLRWRRALLMLGAYVVCMVPSGLLLSGAADDLWFDAAFSLAYLLAAFASGNALRSRRLLVERLRVDAERARAEDERRLADARRGERQAIAREMHDVLAHRISLVSVHAGALAYRTRQAEAGAGPALSGAEVAESAEVIRGNAHQAVEELQEVLHLLRAEGDGEPVSLLPRIADIDGLVADARATGQPVDFRTELAADAVRDLRGQMHRTVYRVAQEGLTNARKHAPGKPVSLRLTGGPGGGLTVEVRNGLPAAPRTEAAVPGTGGGLTGLAERVRLDGGTLDHTATDGAFTLRARLPWPAR; encoded by the coding sequence ATGACCAACGGCCTCGACCCCGCCCTCCCGGCCGGGCACACCTGCCGCGACCGGGCGGTGGACGCGGGACTCTTCTGCGCGGCCGTCTTCCTCGGCATGGTCGTGCTCGGCGTGGTGAAGGAGCAGGGCGATCTGCCGGGGTGGGCGGCGGAGCTGGACCCGCTGCTGGGGCTCGTGGCCTGCTGTGCGCTGTGGTGGCGGCGTGACTTTCCGCTCGCCGTCGCGCTGATCGGGCTGCCCGCGGTGGCGCTGGCGACCAGCGCTCTGCCTGCCGGTGCGATGATCGTCACCAATCTCGCGCTCCGTCTCCGCTGGCGGCGGGCGCTGCTGATGCTCGGGGCGTATGTGGTGTGCATGGTGCCCTCCGGTCTGCTGCTGTCGGGAGCGGCTGACGACCTGTGGTTCGACGCCGCGTTCTCGCTGGCCTACCTCCTGGCCGCCTTCGCCTCGGGCAACGCCCTGCGGTCCCGGCGGCTGCTCGTCGAGCGGCTGCGCGTGGACGCCGAGCGGGCCCGCGCCGAAGACGAGCGCCGGCTCGCCGACGCCCGCCGCGGCGAACGCCAGGCCATCGCCCGCGAGATGCACGACGTGCTGGCGCACCGGATCTCCCTGGTCTCCGTGCACGCGGGCGCGCTGGCCTACCGCACCCGGCAGGCGGAGGCGGGCGCCGGTCCCGCGCTGAGCGGCGCCGAGGTCGCCGAGAGCGCCGAGGTGATCCGGGGAAACGCGCACCAGGCCGTGGAGGAGTTGCAGGAGGTGCTGCACCTGCTGCGGGCGGAGGGCGACGGAGAGCCGGTGTCGCTGCTGCCACGGATCGCGGACATCGACGGTCTGGTCGCGGACGCCCGTGCCACGGGCCAGCCGGTGGACTTCCGTACCGAGCTGGCCGCCGACGCCGTCCGCGACCTGCGGGGGCAAATGCACCGCACCGTCTACCGCGTGGCGCAGGAGGGCCTGACCAACGCCCGCAAGCACGCGCCCGGCAAGCCCGTCAGCTTACGTCTGACCGGAGGGCCCGGAGGCGGACTCACGGTGGAGGTCCGCAATGGGCTGCCCGCCGCGCCACGCACCGAGGCGGCGGTCCCGGGCACCGGTGGCGGCCTGACCGGGCTCGCCGAACGGGTCCGTCTCGACGGCGGCACCCTCGACCACACCGCCACCGACGGCGCCTTCACGCTGCGCGCCCGGTTACCGTGGCCCGCGAGGTGA
- a CDS encoding response regulator transcription factor, producing the protein MIRVLLADDDPLVRTGLKMMLRGADGIEVVGEASDGAEVTAAVREHAPDVVLMDIRMPVMDGLAATRELTRRGAQAPQVIVLTTFDEHGLVLEAMRSGAAGYLVKHAVPEEIVEAVRRAACGEPALSPSAARALIRHAAVGPDDRAELARQRLALLTEREREVAEAVAEGLSNTEIGTRLHLSLGTVKAHLSSALAKLDLENRVQLALLTHDAHPRP; encoded by the coding sequence ATGATCCGAGTGCTGCTGGCCGACGACGACCCCCTGGTGCGGACCGGGCTGAAGATGATGCTGCGCGGGGCGGACGGTATCGAGGTCGTGGGGGAGGCGTCGGACGGCGCCGAGGTGACCGCCGCCGTCCGTGAACACGCGCCCGACGTGGTCCTGATGGACATCCGGATGCCGGTCATGGACGGCCTCGCGGCCACCCGCGAGCTCACCCGGCGCGGTGCCCAGGCACCCCAGGTGATCGTGCTGACCACCTTCGACGAGCACGGCCTGGTGCTGGAGGCGATGCGCTCCGGCGCCGCCGGGTACCTCGTCAAGCACGCCGTGCCCGAGGAAATCGTCGAGGCGGTACGGCGGGCCGCCTGCGGCGAGCCCGCGCTGTCGCCGTCCGCCGCGCGTGCCCTCATCCGGCACGCGGCGGTCGGACCGGACGACCGCGCCGAACTCGCCCGGCAGCGGCTGGCGTTGCTCACCGAACGCGAGCGCGAGGTGGCCGAGGCGGTTGCCGAGGGCCTGTCCAACACCGAGATCGGCACCCGCCTGCACCTTTCCCTCGGCACGGTCAAGGCCCACCTCTCCAGCGCTCTGGCCAAACTGGACCTGGAGAATCGCGTCCAGCTCGCCCTCCTCACCCACGACGCCCATCCGCGACCCTGA
- a CDS encoding flavin reductase family protein → MLTSANPQQPGPDTARFRAVLGHFPSGITAITSRDAQGEPVGMTVASFTSVSLAPPLVAFLPGKTSSTFPVIAERGTFCVNVLATDQERICRAMSVSGGDKFAEVAWRPGPHGDPVIDGVVAWIDCGIEAVHDAGDHYIVIGRVNDLDADSTASPLLFFRSRYNHLVSA, encoded by the coding sequence ATGCTTACATCTGCGAACCCCCAGCAGCCGGGCCCCGACACCGCGCGCTTCCGGGCCGTCCTCGGCCACTTCCCCAGCGGCATCACCGCCATCACATCGCGCGACGCACAGGGCGAGCCGGTGGGCATGACCGTCGCGTCGTTCACCTCCGTCTCACTCGCCCCTCCACTCGTGGCGTTCCTGCCCGGCAAGACGTCGTCGACCTTCCCCGTCATCGCCGAACGCGGCACCTTCTGCGTGAATGTCCTCGCCACCGACCAGGAGCGGATCTGCCGCGCCATGTCGGTGTCCGGAGGCGACAAGTTCGCCGAAGTGGCCTGGCGGCCGGGGCCGCACGGAGACCCGGTCATCGACGGCGTGGTCGCCTGGATCGACTGCGGGATCGAAGCCGTGCACGACGCCGGTGACCACTACATCGTCATCGGGCGGGTCAACGACCTCGACGCCGACAGCACGGCGTCACCCCTACTGTTCTTCCGGAGCCGCTACAACCACCTGGTATCCGCATGA
- a CDS encoding MarR family winged helix-turn-helix transcriptional regulator — protein MLMFRSRAPYAVRVSSALPYINPFDDGRSPTEAAAGMDEASSMIDAVFRFERAVTRIGNTRLRPWNMTLSSYTALRILAHQPHLSLAQLSRRCYARPQTMTRMVTQLENRGFVARAAHPESERALSLQVTEAGLAALEEMSNEILKISETLNATLGRDDIVATDGRLRQAALVVENELRDMGRPEE, from the coding sequence ATGCTGATGTTCCGGTCCCGCGCGCCGTATGCTGTACGGGTGTCCAGCGCTCTCCCCTACATCAACCCGTTCGACGACGGTCGCTCGCCGACCGAGGCCGCCGCAGGCATGGACGAAGCGTCCTCGATGATCGATGCGGTCTTCCGGTTCGAGCGGGCGGTCACCAGGATCGGGAACACGCGACTGCGTCCGTGGAACATGACGCTGTCCAGCTACACCGCCCTGCGCATCCTGGCCCATCAGCCCCATCTCAGCCTCGCTCAGCTATCACGCCGTTGCTATGCGCGGCCGCAGACCATGACGCGGATGGTCACACAACTGGAGAATCGCGGTTTCGTGGCCCGCGCCGCGCATCCGGAGAGCGAACGGGCGCTCTCGCTCCAGGTCACCGAGGCAGGCTTGGCCGCCTTGGAGGAGATGAGCAACGAGATTCTCAAGATCAGCGAGACATTGAACGCCACGCTGGGGCGGGACGACATCGTCGCCACCGACGGCCGCCTGAGGCAGGCCGCGCTGGTGGTGGAGAACGAACTCCGGGACATGGGCCGCCCGGAGGAGTAG
- the tcuA gene encoding FAD-dependent tricarballylate dehydrogenase TcuA — protein MTHTRTPTIVVAGAGLTGLSAAISAREAGARVVLLEKGGREDVGGNAAFSGGLFLFRYDGPDDLTSITEDFEPGMEADRIEAPPYTRHAYAAELSAMSGGRAEPRLVDALAERSLDTVRWLAAKGVRFTFNRTLGAEVRDGVLHIPPGQVLTCVGEGMSRGFEVIRPLLAHAERIGVEIHWSTPLAEVRRGNGRVTGAAVGDGSRTVPVDAVVIATGGFQASGELRREHLGPEWETARLRGTRLATGDGIQAALRAGAEKAGTWSSCHSAAVDPTMPSPGRSADSPPFPLHGFWLGVLVNRDGERFVDEGPGPWVRNYSKMGKAIMGQPGCEAFEIFDQRTAPRVADEFAGAAVPIVAHTVVELAERIGVPADRLAHTLKTFNNACPPGDTISEDRGTSGITPPKSRWAAPLDRPPYVAYHAVAGLTFTFGGIRIDPDGRALGANGAPAPGLYAAGEAIGGLFHGDYPGGAALMRAAVFGRAAGHTAATEATSAPRPA, from the coding sequence ATGACGCATACCCGTACGCCCACGATCGTCGTCGCCGGCGCCGGGCTGACCGGCCTCTCCGCGGCGATTTCCGCCCGGGAGGCCGGTGCCCGCGTCGTGCTGCTGGAGAAGGGCGGCCGCGAGGACGTCGGCGGGAACGCGGCCTTCTCCGGCGGTCTGTTTCTGTTCCGCTATGACGGACCGGACGATCTGACGTCGATCACCGAGGACTTCGAGCCGGGCATGGAGGCCGACCGGATCGAGGCACCGCCCTACACCCGCCATGCCTACGCGGCCGAGTTGTCGGCGATGAGCGGCGGCCGGGCCGAGCCGCGGCTGGTCGACGCGCTCGCCGAACGGTCGTTGGACACGGTGCGCTGGCTGGCCGCGAAGGGCGTCCGCTTCACGTTCAACCGCACCCTGGGGGCCGAGGTCCGCGACGGTGTCCTGCACATCCCGCCCGGCCAGGTGCTGACCTGCGTCGGCGAGGGAATGTCACGCGGGTTCGAGGTGATCCGGCCGCTGCTCGCGCACGCCGAGCGGATCGGCGTGGAAATCCACTGGTCCACACCGCTGGCGGAGGTGCGGCGCGGCAACGGCCGGGTCACGGGCGCCGCGGTCGGCGACGGCAGCCGGACCGTGCCCGTCGATGCCGTAGTGATCGCCACCGGCGGCTTCCAGGCGAGCGGTGAACTGCGCCGCGAGCATCTGGGGCCGGAGTGGGAGACGGCGCGCCTGCGCGGCACCCGCCTGGCCACGGGCGACGGGATCCAGGCCGCGCTGCGCGCCGGGGCGGAGAAGGCCGGGACGTGGTCGAGCTGCCACTCGGCCGCGGTCGACCCGACCATGCCCTCACCGGGGCGCAGTGCCGACTCGCCGCCGTTCCCGCTGCACGGCTTCTGGCTCGGCGTGCTCGTCAACCGCGACGGCGAGCGGTTCGTCGACGAAGGCCCCGGCCCGTGGGTCAGGAACTACTCGAAGATGGGCAAAGCGATCATGGGTCAGCCCGGGTGCGAGGCGTTCGAGATCTTCGACCAGCGCACCGCGCCCAGGGTGGCCGATGAGTTCGCCGGCGCGGCGGTGCCCATCGTCGCGCACACGGTCGTCGAGCTCGCCGAACGGATCGGGGTGCCCGCGGACCGGCTGGCGCACACGCTCAAGACGTTCAACAACGCCTGCCCGCCCGGCGACACCATCAGCGAGGACCGCGGCACTTCCGGCATCACCCCGCCGAAGTCCCGCTGGGCGGCGCCCCTCGACCGGCCACCGTACGTCGCTTACCACGCGGTCGCGGGGCTCACCTTCACCTTCGGCGGCATCCGGATCGACCCGGACGGACGGGCGCTCGGGGCCAACGGGGCGCCGGCGCCCGGCCTGTACGCGGCGGGCGAGGCCATCGGCGGTCTGTTCCACGGGGACTATCCCGGTGGCGCCGCCCTGATGCGCGCCGCGGTGTTCGGCCGCGCGGCCGGACACACCGCCGCGACCGAAGCCACGTCGGCGCCTCGCCCGGCCTGA
- a CDS encoding pyruvate carboxyltransferase, whose translation MSLPDGVRIREIAPRLTFQDHAVPTDVKIELVRRLIDAGVRGFELSSFVRPDLVPGLADAAEVFARVPRVPGLSLGCCVGNARGLARAADAGADTAHFLLSADEEFARANVGRSTADSLRELERMAAYAADKGILLGTYVIFAWGGPTGPARTGEELQPLARRLLDIGVEHWILADSSGYAAPPQIRELVSAALTHVPPGNLTVQIHDGRGMGLAALLPLLELGVHAIDTSLAGSGGHPAMPGAQGGGLCTEDAVQMLELCGVDTGIDLSRLIETANWLTGEIGVPGKGFVRHTGRVPSTARPGDPLAFTW comes from the coding sequence ATGTCCCTGCCCGACGGAGTGCGCATCCGCGAGATCGCGCCCCGGTTGACCTTCCAGGACCATGCGGTCCCGACCGACGTCAAGATAGAACTCGTGCGGCGGCTGATCGATGCCGGCGTCCGCGGGTTCGAGCTGTCCTCCTTCGTCCGGCCCGATCTCGTACCCGGTCTCGCCGACGCCGCGGAGGTGTTCGCGCGGGTACCGCGGGTGCCCGGACTCAGCCTCGGCTGCTGCGTCGGCAATGCGCGCGGGCTCGCCCGCGCGGCCGACGCGGGAGCCGACACGGCGCATTTCCTGCTCTCCGCCGACGAGGAGTTCGCCCGCGCCAACGTCGGACGGTCCACCGCGGACTCGTTGCGCGAGCTGGAGCGCATGGCCGCGTACGCCGCGGACAAAGGCATCCTGCTCGGCACCTACGTCATCTTCGCCTGGGGTGGGCCGACCGGCCCCGCACGCACCGGCGAGGAGCTCCAGCCGCTGGCCCGGCGGCTGCTCGACATCGGGGTCGAGCACTGGATCCTGGCGGATTCCTCCGGCTACGCGGCACCGCCCCAGATCCGCGAACTCGTCAGCGCCGCGCTCACGCACGTACCGCCCGGGAACCTGACCGTGCAGATCCACGACGGCCGCGGCATGGGCCTCGCCGCCCTGCTCCCGCTCCTCGAACTCGGGGTCCACGCCATCGACACCTCCCTCGCCGGCAGCGGCGGCCACCCGGCGATGCCCGGCGCCCAGGGCGGCGGCCTGTGCACCGAGGACGCCGTGCAGATGCTCGAACTGTGCGGTGTGGACACCGGTATCGATCTGTCCCGCCTCATCGAGACGGCGAACTGGCTCACCGGCGAGATCGGCGTGCCCGGCAAGGGGTTCGTCCGGCACACCGGTCGTGTGCCGAGCACGGCCCGCCCCGGCGATCCGCTCGCCTTCACCTGGTGA